A region of Candidatus Poribacteria bacterium DNA encodes the following proteins:
- the aroQ gene encoding type II 3-dehydroquinate dehydratase, translating into MNILVLHGPNLHLLGKRQPEIYGHQTLPDINATLDRYAAASPHPIVLKIFQSNHEGELVSIIGDHIDWADGILINPAAYTHTSVAIRDALSTVARPVIEIHLSNIYAREEFRHHSYISAVAVGVIGGFGTHSYTLALEAMIHILQRTEEN; encoded by the coding sequence ATGAACATCCTCGTCCTACACGGACCGAATCTACATCTGTTGGGAAAACGCCAGCCGGAGATTTACGGACACCAAACGTTACCCGACATCAACGCTACACTTGACCGGTACGCAGCAGCATCACCGCACCCGATTGTTCTCAAAATCTTTCAATCCAATCATGAAGGCGAACTCGTCTCCATCATCGGGGACCATATCGACTGGGCAGATGGCATCCTGATTAATCCTGCTGCTTACACACATACCAGTGTTGCCATCCGAGATGCACTCTCTACTGTCGCCCGACCTGTTATCGAGATTCATCTCTCTAACATTTACGCCCGCGAAGAATTTCGGCATCATTCTTATATATCAGCGGTTGCTGTTGGTGTCATCGGTGGGTTCGGAACGCATAGTTACACGCTTGCTCTTGAAGCAATGATCCACATCCTGCAACGAACTGAGGAAAATTAA
- a CDS encoding DegT/DnrJ/EryC1/StrS family aminotransferase, whose amino-acid sequence MAKKPFVPFSRPWIDDTEIEAVSQVLASKWISTGNRVREFERSFAEYLGAKHAIAVSSCTAALHLSLVVAGIGSGDEVITTPYTFTATAEAIRYVGAKPVFVDINPDTLNIDISKIEQAVTPRTKAILPVHIAGIACDMDAIQDICQNHNLVLIDDAAHAIPTEYKGQSIGNIGDLSAFSFYANKNLTTGEGGMITTNNDAFAEPLRTMRLHGIDKDAWSRQSQRDIWRYDITTEGYKYNMTDIQAAMGLCQLMKLNKQHERRRNFAQIYKTELAKFPQISTPVIPDNPREHSWHLYIIQLQNGKRDEFVASLSEANVECSVHYIPLHLFEFYQEKYGYRVGDFPYAEAAYERVVSLPLHPGLTDGDIHTVVAAIGKILNA is encoded by the coding sequence ATGGCAAAAAAACCGTTTGTACCGTTTAGTCGTCCTTGGATTGATGATACTGAAATTGAAGCCGTTAGCCAAGTGCTCGCCTCCAAGTGGATCAGCACAGGCAACAGAGTCCGCGAGTTTGAACGTTCTTTCGCCGAATACCTCGGTGCCAAGCATGCTATCGCCGTCAGTTCTTGCACGGCTGCGTTGCATTTGAGTCTCGTTGTCGCCGGTATCGGTAGCGGCGACGAGGTCATCACAACGCCTTATACCTTCACTGCGACCGCTGAGGCAATCCGATACGTCGGTGCGAAGCCTGTGTTTGTGGACATCAACCCGGATACGTTGAATATTGACATCTCCAAGATCGAGCAGGCGGTAACCCCACGCACTAAGGCGATTCTCCCCGTCCATATCGCAGGTATTGCATGCGATATGGATGCGATACAGGACATCTGCCAAAACCACAATCTCGTTCTTATCGATGACGCAGCCCACGCGATTCCAACCGAATACAAGGGGCAATCCATCGGCAATATCGGTGATCTGTCCGCCTTCAGTTTCTATGCGAATAAAAATCTAACGACAGGCGAAGGGGGTATGATTACCACCAATAACGACGCATTTGCTGAACCACTCCGAACAATGCGGCTCCACGGTATCGACAAAGACGCTTGGTCACGTCAATCGCAGCGCGACATCTGGCGGTACGACATCACCACTGAAGGCTATAAATACAACATGACCGATATTCAAGCAGCGATGGGGTTGTGCCAATTGATGAAACTCAATAAACAGCATGAACGCCGCCGAAATTTCGCGCAGATTTATAAAACGGAACTGGCGAAATTTCCACAAATAAGCACACCTGTGATACCGGATAATCCTCGCGAACATTCGTGGCACCTCTACATTATCCAACTCCAGAACGGCAAACGCGACGAATTTGTGGCATCCTTAAGCGAGGCGAACGTTGAATGCAGTGTCCACTACATCCCGTTACACCTCTTTGAGTTTTATCAGGAGAAATACGGCTACCGTGTCGGTGATTTCCCGTACGCAGAGGCAGCTTATGAACGCGTCGTGAGTTTACCCCTCCATCCAGGGTTGACCGACGGAGACATCCACACCGTGGTTGCGGCGATAGGAAAGATTTTGAACGCATAA
- a CDS encoding YkgJ family cysteine cluster protein, whose amino-acid sequence MRETSSAANAKLYQIIPSEVCFSCDVCCRFLEADSPLAPIFTEAEMEEVIAHGADPALFRLQADGKSAQIQLKPHKDFYICPFFEPETSHCTIYPMRPLDCQLYPFALMFSEDGNEVVLGVDTLCPFGEAHLETEAFQRHIRHVIDYVESETVTAQIAANWSLIGDYQDTVKIVHTLSQLTDATSLANT is encoded by the coding sequence ATGAGAGAGACATCCAGTGCAGCAAACGCCAAACTCTACCAAATCATCCCCAGCGAGGTCTGCTTCTCGTGTGATGTCTGCTGCCGATTTTTGGAAGCGGACAGCCCCCTCGCACCTATCTTCACCGAAGCTGAAATGGAAGAAGTTATAGCACACGGTGCAGATCCTGCGCTGTTTCGTCTACAAGCAGATGGGAAAAGTGCCCAAATCCAACTAAAACCCCACAAAGATTTCTATATCTGCCCCTTTTTTGAGCCAGAGACGAGTCACTGTACCATCTATCCGATGCGCCCGCTCGACTGCCAACTCTACCCGTTCGCCCTCATGTTCAGCGAAGATGGGAACGAAGTTGTACTTGGTGTGGATACCCTCTGTCCGTTCGGTGAAGCACATCTCGAAACGGAAGCCTTCCAGCGGCACATCCGCCACGTTATTGATTATGTCGAATCCGAAACGGTCACCGCGCAGATCGCCGCCAACTGGAGCCTCATCGGTGATTACCAAGACACCGTGAAGATTGTCCACACTCTATCACAATTGACAGATGCAACTTCACTCGCTAACACTTAA
- a CDS encoding phosphatidylglycerol lysyltransferase domain-containing protein, translating to MQLHSLTLKDKSIFDTYAHRTCTRLSSYAFTPLYVWREHFQFYWTLLTDYLCIFAKQGDDYFMPILPMPYKTENRDYLNVIREAYQFMLASNRNPHIARIENVPEEMLTFFQKNRFRGTLKETEYLYETATLSALSGNRFKSKRNAYNAFTERHPSATFSLYGTADSGACLALYDAWHTARTAKCEDEVYRAMLEDSQSAHRIAIAHAEALGLLGRVVHIDGEMKGYTFGYPLNADMFCILFEITDLEIKGLAQFIYREFCKELMGSYKWINAMDDSGLENLKRVKRSYHPCQLISSYNIDRKEN from the coding sequence ATGCAACTTCACTCGCTAACACTTAAAGATAAATCAATTTTCGACACATACGCACATCGGACATGCACACGCCTTTCAAGTTACGCCTTTACGCCGCTCTACGTATGGCGGGAGCATTTTCAGTTTTACTGGACACTGCTAACGGACTATCTGTGCATTTTCGCAAAGCAGGGGGACGATTATTTCATGCCGATCCTGCCCATGCCGTACAAAACCGAAAACCGAGACTACCTAAACGTCATCCGCGAAGCGTATCAGTTCATGTTAGCATCGAATCGAAATCCACACATCGCCCGGATAGAAAACGTTCCAGAAGAGATGCTCACTTTTTTTCAAAAGAACAGATTTCGTGGCACTTTGAAGGAAACCGAATACCTCTATGAGACAGCAACACTCAGTGCGTTAAGTGGGAATCGCTTCAAGAGCAAGCGGAACGCCTATAACGCTTTTACCGAGCGGCATCCGTCGGCGACGTTCAGCCTGTACGGCACCGCCGACAGTGGTGCGTGCCTTGCACTCTATGACGCGTGGCACACAGCACGCACAGCAAAATGTGAAGACGAAGTCTATCGCGCGATGCTTGAGGATTCTCAATCAGCACACCGAATCGCGATCGCGCATGCGGAAGCACTCGGGCTTTTGGGTAGGGTTGTTCATATTGATGGGGAAATGAAAGGTTATACCTTCGGATATCCACTTAACGCGGATATGTTCTGCATTTTGTTTGAGATCACAGATCTCGAAATAAAAGGGCTGGCGCAGTTTATCTACCGCGAATTCTGTAAGGAATTAATGGGTTCCTACAAGTGGATTAACGCGATGGACGATTCAGGGTTGGAAAATCTAAAGCGCGTCAAACGTTCCTATCACCCTTGCCAACTGATTTCGTCGTACAATATTGACCGCAAGGAAAATTAA
- a CDS encoding thiamine pyrophosphokinase, producing MKSALIFLNGYYDIRHLDFYRQEIENALKNRFPIICADGGIRIFDELNQRGNTPLVPDVLIGDMDSIEKVETKAKHTVQDWIGQTDKDYTDGQLAVAYALEQGNCRHIIIYGGLPRPEAYETDQFLGNLKLMRFGHYRVSTGEPYSAEMRDPKQTIYYVLSAVRLPRKNRNLQRVSLIAEADNVIVESSENLRWDLASLHIHPALTNALRNEFIDDTESATIQLADGSAPVYVIHNW from the coding sequence ATGAAATCAGCACTTATTTTCCTCAACGGTTACTATGATATACGGCACCTCGATTTTTACCGTCAAGAAATCGAAAATGCGCTGAAGAACCGTTTTCCGATTATCTGCGCTGATGGAGGCATCAGGATTTTCGACGAATTAAATCAACGAGGAAACACGCCTCTTGTACCGGATGTTCTCATTGGTGATATGGACTCAATTGAAAAGGTGGAAACAAAAGCAAAACATACCGTTCAGGATTGGATTGGACAGACAGACAAAGATTACACCGATGGACAACTCGCTGTAGCTTACGCGCTGGAACAGGGCAACTGCCGACACATCATTATTTACGGAGGTTTACCTCGTCCAGAAGCATACGAGACCGACCAATTTCTTGGCAATCTAAAACTGATGCGCTTTGGACATTATCGAGTGTCCACAGGTGAGCCTTACAGTGCTGAAATGCGTGACCCAAAACAAACAATCTACTATGTCCTATCGGCAGTGCGCTTACCCCGAAAAAACAGGAACCTACAACGCGTCTCGCTCATAGCAGAAGCCGACAACGTTATTGTGGAAAGTAGCGAGAATTTACGATGGGATCTTGCGTCGCTACACATCCACCCCGCCCTAACAAATGCCCTTCGCAACGAATTTATAGACGACACAGAATCGGCAACCATCCAATTGGCAGATGGTTCTGCTCCGGTCTACGTGATTCACAACTGGTAG
- a CDS encoding threonine dehydratase, translating to MGTLKFQDIIAARKVVARFLKQTPLIHYPELSERLGFQAYIKHENHHPTGSFKVRGGLNFMHHLPQAQREKGVLTATRGNHGQSIAYAASQFGVKATVVVPYGNNPEKNSAMRAFGAELIEHGNDFDEALALCETLQAERGLYYVHPCMEPGLFHGVGTYSLEIFESLPNVDAIIVPIGGGSGCCGAITVAKAVNPKVKVIGVQAENAPAIYRSWKTGQRVETDSCDTIADGIATRVPFSLPFSIIKKGIHDMVLLSEEELKEGIRLALRWTHNLAEGAGASPIAAAHKLTDTLAGKHVVMVMSGGNLDTETLKKVLGYQL from the coding sequence GTGGGAACTCTTAAATTTCAAGACATCATTGCCGCGAGAAAGGTCGTGGCGCGATTTTTAAAACAGACACCCTTAATTCATTATCCAGAATTATCCGAGCGACTTGGATTTCAGGCATACATCAAACACGAAAACCATCATCCAACGGGAAGTTTTAAGGTGCGCGGTGGATTGAATTTCATGCACCATCTACCACAAGCGCAGCGTGAAAAGGGCGTGCTTACGGCAACCCGTGGCAATCATGGGCAGTCGATCGCCTATGCAGCATCGCAGTTTGGCGTTAAAGCCACTGTTGTTGTCCCGTACGGAAATAACCCAGAAAAGAATAGTGCAATGCGGGCGTTTGGCGCGGAGCTCATTGAACACGGGAACGATTTTGATGAGGCACTTGCGTTGTGTGAAACACTCCAAGCAGAGCGCGGACTTTATTACGTTCATCCGTGTATGGAGCCGGGACTCTTCCACGGTGTCGGCACCTATTCGCTTGAGATTTTTGAAAGCCTTCCGAATGTGGACGCTATCATTGTGCCAATCGGGGGCGGAAGTGGTTGCTGCGGGGCTATCACCGTTGCGAAGGCAGTTAATCCGAAGGTCAAGGTTATCGGTGTACAAGCGGAGAATGCTCCTGCTATCTACCGCTCTTGGAAGACCGGACAACGCGTAGAAACCGATTCCTGCGATACGATTGCGGACGGTATTGCGACCCGGGTGCCGTTCTCGCTTCCGTTTTCCATTATTAAAAAGGGCATTCACGATATGGTATTGCTCAGCGAGGAAGAACTTAAGGAAGGCATCCGTTTGGCATTGCGATGGACGCACAACCTTGCAGAAGGGGCAGGCGCGTCGCCAATAGCAGCTGCACACAAACTCACCGATACATTGGCGGGAAAACATGTTGTGATGGTGATGAGCGGTGGGAATCTGGACACCGAAACACTCAAAAAAGTACTTGGCTACCAGTTGTGA
- a CDS encoding CBS domain-containing protein, with amino-acid sequence MDARTLSLPISTLDYKQPATVQVGSPVSVVIDMMQEEGRGCVLVVDEDEQLVGIITERDLLQHVSGQRAAPTEFKVEQVMTPDPETLRASDPIAFALNLMHLGHFRHVPLCVWDDQEEAYPIGIISTRDILEHIAIFIENQE; translated from the coding sequence ATGGACGCGAGAACGCTGTCTTTACCTATCAGCACTTTAGATTACAAACAACCTGCCACCGTGCAAGTCGGCTCCCCTGTTTCCGTTGTCATTGATATGATGCAAGAGGAAGGGCGAGGATGTGTGCTCGTCGTTGATGAAGACGAACAATTAGTTGGAATCATCACGGAGCGAGATCTACTCCAACATGTGAGCGGTCAGCGCGCCGCACCTACGGAATTTAAGGTTGAACAGGTAATGACACCAGACCCTGAAACACTACGCGCCAGTGATCCGATTGCCTTCGCATTAAACTTGATGCACCTCGGGCACTTTCGGCATGTCCCCCTCTGCGTCTGGGATGACCAAGAAGAAGCATATCCCATCGGCATAATTTCAACCCGCGATATTCTCGAACATATCGCTATATTCATAGAAAATCAGGAGTAG
- a CDS encoding CBS domain-containing protein: MLYDLAIDEELEQMDEDAALKAWRAQEIQISLKDLMRPIVTIDINYSTNEAIDLLLAHKIGAAPVVENGRLRGIFSERDVLNKILNKQVGDLDHIGVEEFMIADPQTAQPEDSLNTAILYMASGGYRHVPIVDTENRPLGMVSIRDVISYLVEEFPQEVLTLPPKPVRDAFKAREGA; encoded by the coding sequence GTGCTGTACGACTTGGCAATTGATGAAGAGTTAGAGCAGATGGACGAAGATGCTGCGTTAAAGGCATGGCGCGCGCAAGAAATTCAGATTTCGCTTAAAGATCTGATGCGTCCTATTGTCACCATTGACATCAACTATAGCACAAACGAAGCAATTGATCTGCTCTTAGCACACAAAATCGGTGCAGCACCTGTTGTGGAGAATGGCAGGCTCCGCGGGATTTTTAGTGAGCGAGACGTGCTAAACAAAATTCTCAACAAGCAAGTTGGAGACTTGGACCACATCGGCGTTGAAGAATTCATGATAGCAGATCCACAGACAGCGCAACCAGAAGACTCACTGAATACCGCCATTCTTTATATGGCGAGCGGTGGCTATCGCCACGTTCCTATTGTTGATACCGAGAATCGTCCCCTCGGCATGGTATCCATTCGTGATGTCATCTCCTATCTCGTAGAGGAATTTCCGCAAGAGGTCTTAACGCTACCTCCGAAACCCGTTCGGGATGCCTTTAAAGCCCGCGAGGGAGCGTAG